In the Solanum pennellii chromosome 5, SPENNV200 genome, one interval contains:
- the LOC107018611 gene encoding serine carboxypeptidase-like 13 isoform X2, producing the protein MKFSTTCLVIYIIYTKEILFLVQSNPPYVFERVRLKLKKKKKGDTIQYFPFSTREKKMKYSKMKCSLYVVLIIFVYPLFVLAGSPVKYLPGFEGPLPFQLETGYIGVGEANEVQLFYYFIKSQSNSKIDPLIYWFTGGPGCSPLSAILYELGPITVDIRAYNGSLPTLSLNPYAYTKWLIEHQEYLNNPFYVGGDSYSGITVPIVTQVISNGNDMGIKPWINLKGYILGNPVTSTDPDYKYKVPFAHGMGLIPNELYESFVTNCGRDYSPNDSTNQLCSRDIRTFDWLINDIYQYHILESPCELVSHDSRRSLAGNVQKLKNLSSFFGMKCREEWHELSVIWANDKVVQDALHVRKTSMAWERCRSNLSFGTIINNSVSYHANLSRKGFRSLIYSGDHDMVVPFSSTQLWIKSLNYSIINDWKPWVVDGQVAGYTRSYSNQMTFATVKGGGHTAPEWKRVECLEMLKRWLSHVSL; encoded by the exons ATGAAGTTCAGTACCACTTGTcttgtaatatatattatatataccaaggaaattttatttcttgtcCAGTCAAATCCACCATATGTATTCGAGAGGGTGAggctaaaattaaaaaaaaaaaaaaaaggagatacGATTCAATATTTTCCATTCTCaactagagaaaaaaaaatgaaatactcGAAGATGAAGTGTTCACTTTACgttgttttgataatttttgtatatcCACTTTTTGTTCTTGCTGGTTCACCTGTCAAGTATCTTCCTGGATTTGAAGGACCTCTTCCATTTCAACTTGAAACCgg gTATATAGGGGTAGGTGAAGCAAATGAGGTGCAACTCTTCTATTATTTCATAAAGTCACAATCTAATTCTAAAATCGATCCACTTATTTATTGGTTTACGGGAGGTCCTGGTTGCTCTCCATTGAGTGCCATTCTATATGAATTAG GACCTATAACAGTGGATATTAGAGCGTATAATGGGAGCTTGCCAACGTTGTCTTTAAATCCATATGCATACACAAAG TGGTTAATTGAGCATCAAGAATATCTCAATAATCCTTTTTATGTTGGTGGAGACTCCTATAGTGGAATTACAGTTCCTATTGTTACTCAAGTCATATCaaatg GtaatgatatgggaatcaagccATGGATCAACCTTAAG GGATACATTCTTGGGAATCCAGTAACATCTACTGATCCAGATTACAAGTATAAGGTGCCTTTTGCTCATGGAATGGGCCTAATTCCTAACGAACTATACGAG TCATTTGTGACTAATTGTGGAAGAGATTACAGCCCTAATGACTCAACCAACCAACTTTGTTCGAGGGACATACGTACTTTTGATTGG TTGATTAACGATATTTATCAATATCATATCCTAGAGTCCCCTTGTGAACTTGTATCACATGATTCAAGAAGATCGTTGGCAGGGAATGTTCAAAAGCTCAAAAATCTATCATCATTTTTTGGAATGAAATGTCGA GAAGAATGGCACGAACTCTCTGTGATTTGGGCCAACGATAAAGTTGTACAAGACGCTCTACATGTTCGAAAG ACTAGTATGGCATGGGAGAGATGCAGGAGCAACTTGTCTTTTGGAACAATTATCAACAATAGTGTATCATATCATGCAAATCTTAGTCGTAAAGGCTTTAGATCTCTTATTTACAG cGGTGATCATGACATGGTTGTACCATTTAGTTCAACACAATTATGGATTAAATCACTAAACTATTCAATTATTAATGATTGGAAACCATGGGTTGTTGATGGTCAAGTTGCAGG TTATACAAGAAGTTATTCCAACCAAATGACGTTTGCCACGGTAAAG GGAGGAGGGCATACGGCACCTGAGTGGAAACGTGTGGAATGTCTTGAAATGTTAAAGCGTTGGTTATCCCATGTATCACTCTAA
- the LOC107018611 gene encoding serine carboxypeptidase-like 13 isoform X1: MKFSTTCLVIYIIYTKEILFLVQSNPPYVFERVRLKLKKKKKGDTIQYFPFSTREKKMKYSKMKCSLYVVLIIFVYPLFVLAGSPVKYLPGFEGPLPFQLETGYIGVGEANEVQLFYYFIKSQSNSKIDPLIYWFTGGPGCSPLSAILYELGPITVDIRAYNGSLPTLSLNPYAYTKVANMIFVDLPVGIGFSYATTQKAIYSDDLQAADHAYEFIRKWLIEHQEYLNNPFYVGGDSYSGITVPIVTQVISNGNDMGIKPWINLKGYILGNPVTSTDPDYKYKVPFAHGMGLIPNELYESFVTNCGRDYSPNDSTNQLCSRDIRTFDWLINDIYQYHILESPCELVSHDSRRSLAGNVQKLKNLSSFFGMKCREEWHELSVIWANDKVVQDALHVRKTSMAWERCRSNLSFGTIINNSVSYHANLSRKGFRSLIYSGDHDMVVPFSSTQLWIKSLNYSIINDWKPWVVDGQVAGYTRSYSNQMTFATVKGGGHTAPEWKRVECLEMLKRWLSHVSL, encoded by the exons ATGAAGTTCAGTACCACTTGTcttgtaatatatattatatataccaaggaaattttatttcttgtcCAGTCAAATCCACCATATGTATTCGAGAGGGTGAggctaaaattaaaaaaaaaaaaaaaaggagatacGATTCAATATTTTCCATTCTCaactagagaaaaaaaaatgaaatactcGAAGATGAAGTGTTCACTTTACgttgttttgataatttttgtatatcCACTTTTTGTTCTTGCTGGTTCACCTGTCAAGTATCTTCCTGGATTTGAAGGACCTCTTCCATTTCAACTTGAAACCgg gTATATAGGGGTAGGTGAAGCAAATGAGGTGCAACTCTTCTATTATTTCATAAAGTCACAATCTAATTCTAAAATCGATCCACTTATTTATTGGTTTACGGGAGGTCCTGGTTGCTCTCCATTGAGTGCCATTCTATATGAATTAG GACCTATAACAGTGGATATTAGAGCGTATAATGGGAGCTTGCCAACGTTGTCTTTAAATCCATATGCATACACAAAG GTGGCAAACATGATTTTTGTAGATTTGCCAGTAGGGATTGGATTCTCCTATGCAACAACACAAAAAGCAATTTACTCAGATGACTTACAAGCAGCTGATCATGCTTATGAATTTATTCGTAAG TGGTTAATTGAGCATCAAGAATATCTCAATAATCCTTTTTATGTTGGTGGAGACTCCTATAGTGGAATTACAGTTCCTATTGTTACTCAAGTCATATCaaatg GtaatgatatgggaatcaagccATGGATCAACCTTAAG GGATACATTCTTGGGAATCCAGTAACATCTACTGATCCAGATTACAAGTATAAGGTGCCTTTTGCTCATGGAATGGGCCTAATTCCTAACGAACTATACGAG TCATTTGTGACTAATTGTGGAAGAGATTACAGCCCTAATGACTCAACCAACCAACTTTGTTCGAGGGACATACGTACTTTTGATTGG TTGATTAACGATATTTATCAATATCATATCCTAGAGTCCCCTTGTGAACTTGTATCACATGATTCAAGAAGATCGTTGGCAGGGAATGTTCAAAAGCTCAAAAATCTATCATCATTTTTTGGAATGAAATGTCGA GAAGAATGGCACGAACTCTCTGTGATTTGGGCCAACGATAAAGTTGTACAAGACGCTCTACATGTTCGAAAG ACTAGTATGGCATGGGAGAGATGCAGGAGCAACTTGTCTTTTGGAACAATTATCAACAATAGTGTATCATATCATGCAAATCTTAGTCGTAAAGGCTTTAGATCTCTTATTTACAG cGGTGATCATGACATGGTTGTACCATTTAGTTCAACACAATTATGGATTAAATCACTAAACTATTCAATTATTAATGATTGGAAACCATGGGTTGTTGATGGTCAAGTTGCAGG TTATACAAGAAGTTATTCCAACCAAATGACGTTTGCCACGGTAAAG GGAGGAGGGCATACGGCACCTGAGTGGAAACGTGTGGAATGTCTTGAAATGTTAAAGCGTTGGTTATCCCATGTATCACTCTAA